In Gemmatimonas sp., one genomic interval encodes:
- a CDS encoding putative sulfate/molybdate transporter, with amino-acid sequence MSAAPAVRAVEQPALSFSRHELAGAFGDLGTDLPLLVGVVLATGMDAPAVFVTFGVLQVLSGLAYRLPMPVQPLKAMAAIAIAGKIAPPLLAAGGLIVGVTMLVLANSGALEWMARTVPKAVVRGIQVGLGLQLLMLAVTRFLPSGGWLGWALAAAAVAIVVGFRHNRLVPPGLLVLALGLAVAAVTWPADLPGPWGFRLPSLPTRWPTTEEFGRAALLLALPQIALSLGNSVLATRQVVTDFFPDREPLSVRRIGTTYGLMNLLAAPVGGLPVCHGSGGIVGHYVFGARTGGSAVIYGITLVLAGLFLVGDPAAFQRLVPGPILGALLLVEAVAVLLLVRDLWRWPSAFALALICGATAAFAPYGYALALVLGTLTSLPLRHRWPPQAAAGRP; translated from the coding sequence GTGAGCGCCGCGCCTGCCGTTCGAGCGGTCGAGCAACCTGCGCTTTCATTTTCCCGCCACGAACTCGCCGGCGCCTTTGGTGACCTCGGCACCGACCTCCCGCTGCTTGTGGGGGTGGTGTTGGCCACCGGAATGGACGCCCCCGCCGTGTTCGTCACCTTCGGTGTGCTGCAAGTTCTCTCCGGGCTCGCCTACCGGCTCCCCATGCCGGTGCAGCCCCTCAAGGCGATGGCCGCCATCGCCATTGCCGGGAAGATCGCGCCGCCGCTGCTCGCCGCCGGTGGGCTCATCGTCGGCGTCACCATGCTGGTACTCGCCAACTCCGGCGCCCTCGAATGGATGGCCCGTACCGTCCCCAAGGCCGTCGTGCGCGGCATTCAGGTGGGACTCGGCCTGCAGCTGCTCATGCTCGCCGTCACCCGGTTCCTGCCGTCCGGCGGATGGCTGGGGTGGGCGCTGGCCGCCGCGGCGGTCGCCATCGTCGTGGGGTTCCGGCACAACCGCCTGGTACCGCCGGGGCTGCTCGTCCTCGCGCTCGGTCTGGCGGTTGCCGCCGTTACCTGGCCGGCCGACCTCCCGGGTCCGTGGGGCTTTCGCCTCCCCAGCCTCCCGACACGCTGGCCCACGACGGAGGAGTTCGGGCGCGCCGCCCTCCTGCTGGCGCTCCCGCAGATTGCCCTCTCGCTGGGCAACTCGGTGCTCGCCACCCGGCAGGTGGTGACCGACTTCTTCCCCGACCGCGAACCACTCTCGGTGCGCCGCATCGGCACCACCTACGGGCTCATGAACCTGCTGGCGGCACCGGTGGGTGGCTTGCCCGTCTGTCACGGCTCCGGCGGGATCGTGGGCCACTATGTGTTTGGAGCCCGCACCGGCGGCAGTGCCGTGATCTATGGCATCACCCTGGTGCTGGCCGGCCTGTTTCTCGTGGGTGACCCGGCGGCCTTCCAGCGGCTGGTCCCCGGGCCCATTCTTGGAGCGCTGCTGCTCGTGGAGGCCGTGGCGGTCCTCCTGCTGGTGCGCGACCTGTGGCGGTGGCCGTCGGCCTTCGCGCTGGCGTTGATCTGCGGCGCCACGGCCGCCTTCGCGCCCTACGGATATGCGCTCGCCCTCGTGCTCGGCACGCTGACCAGCCTCCCCCTCCGGCACCGGTGGCCGCCACAGGCCGCCGCAGGCCGCCCCTGA
- a CDS encoding serine/threonine-protein kinase, producing MNSDAFAWPEPAPSLARAVGEEFLLQREIGRGGMGVVYLAEDTQLQRHVAIKTLPPHLAADPAVRERFLREARTAAALSHPNIVPIYSAAERNAVVYFTMGYVKGESLAERLARTGPLDVPSALAVMRQLALALEAAHALGVVHRDIKAENVLLDEAGRAVVTDFGIARVSEAQPLTATGTVLGSVHYMSPEQVVGDTLDGRSDLYALGVLLFHLLTRRFPFERTTPSAVLVAHVNSAPPRVQSLRADVADDVDALVQALLEKQVGDRIASARLLLERLDALRVAPASTPPAQVLAHGEAPLSSTEANAVWARAAALQANTGYHVPPPSFPAPASGEPLTRGYDVEAVKEAAVEAGIPTKYVERALAERHAASRVVTVAKGTRMQKAPNPILGAYTKLEFESVVHGELSLEAFEDLADIARRALGDLITISAVGRTLTMSTSAARPGQNGMMRLLQITVAVRNGRTTIRAYEDISGVAGGLYGGLGAGLGVALGSVTMAVLSKSAGALVGLGALLGILGSALGGARYAFTLSSASKQRELHDLVLELGRFAEAHVAQQARTGRPSAVGPADGGGTSAGR from the coding sequence ATGAACTCCGACGCCTTCGCCTGGCCTGAACCGGCACCATCCCTGGCCCGAGCCGTGGGGGAGGAGTTTCTCCTTCAGCGTGAAATCGGGCGCGGGGGAATGGGCGTGGTGTATCTGGCCGAGGATACCCAGCTGCAGCGGCACGTAGCCATCAAGACACTCCCGCCACACCTCGCGGCCGACCCGGCAGTGCGCGAGCGATTCCTGCGGGAAGCGCGTACGGCCGCCGCGCTGTCGCATCCCAACATCGTCCCCATCTACTCGGCCGCCGAGCGCAACGCGGTGGTCTACTTCACCATGGGGTACGTGAAGGGCGAATCGCTCGCCGAACGGCTCGCGCGCACGGGCCCCCTCGACGTGCCGAGCGCGCTCGCCGTCATGCGACAGCTGGCGCTGGCCCTCGAGGCCGCGCATGCGCTGGGGGTCGTGCATCGCGACATCAAGGCGGAGAACGTGCTGCTCGACGAGGCGGGTCGTGCCGTGGTGACCGACTTCGGCATTGCGCGCGTGAGCGAGGCGCAGCCGCTGACTGCCACCGGCACGGTGCTGGGTAGCGTCCACTACATGAGCCCCGAGCAGGTGGTTGGCGACACGCTCGATGGCCGAAGTGATTTGTATGCGCTTGGCGTGTTGCTCTTTCACTTGCTCACGCGGCGGTTTCCCTTCGAGCGTACGACGCCGTCGGCGGTACTGGTGGCACATGTGAACAGTGCGCCGCCGCGTGTGCAGTCTCTGCGTGCCGATGTCGCCGATGACGTGGATGCACTGGTGCAGGCGCTGCTCGAGAAGCAGGTCGGGGACCGCATTGCGTCGGCGCGTCTGCTGCTCGAGCGTCTTGATGCCTTGCGCGTGGCACCCGCGAGTACGCCGCCCGCGCAGGTTCTTGCGCACGGCGAGGCGCCGCTGTCGTCGACGGAGGCCAATGCCGTGTGGGCGCGCGCTGCGGCGTTGCAGGCCAACACCGGGTACCATGTGCCGCCGCCGTCATTCCCAGCGCCTGCCTCCGGCGAGCCGCTCACGCGCGGCTACGATGTGGAGGCCGTGAAAGAGGCGGCGGTGGAAGCGGGAATCCCGACGAAGTATGTCGAGCGCGCGTTGGCGGAGCGCCACGCCGCGAGTCGCGTGGTCACGGTCGCGAAGGGCACCCGGATGCAGAAGGCGCCCAATCCGATCCTCGGCGCGTATACCAAACTCGAGTTCGAGAGCGTGGTGCACGGCGAGCTTTCACTCGAGGCCTTCGAGGATCTTGCCGACATTGCCCGCCGCGCCCTGGGTGACCTCATCACCATCAGCGCGGTGGGGCGCACGCTCACGATGTCCACCAGTGCGGCCCGTCCGGGGCAGAACGGCATGATGCGCCTGCTGCAGATCACCGTGGCCGTGCGAAACGGCAGAACCACCATTCGTGCCTATGAGGACATCAGCGGCGTTGCCGGGGGCCTGTATGGAGGGCTCGGCGCCGGACTCGGCGTGGCCTTGGGGAGCGTGACCATGGCAGTCCTGTCCAAGTCCGCCGGCGCGCTCGTGGGACTGGGGGCGCTGTTGGGTATCCTTGGCAGTGCCCTCGGCGGGGCACGGTATGCATTCACCCTGTCTTCCGCGAGCAAGCAGCGAGAGCTGCACGACCTCGTGCTGGAGTTGGGCCGCTTCGCGGAGGCGCACGTGGCGCAACAGGCGCGGACGGGGCGCCCCTCGGCTGTGGGGCCGGCGGATGGCGGAGGCACTTCCGCCGGCCGCTAA
- a CDS encoding polyamine aminopropyltransferase has translation MTRAASRAGHRANERVTRVPVQLALFLSVCLIAACGLIYELVAGALASYLLGDSVTQFSTIIGTYLFAMGIGSWLSRFVVRGVVTRFVIIELLVGVVGGLSSLALFLAFAYTEAFRPTLYALVLLIGILVGLEVPLLMRILKDRYSFKDVVANVLTFDYIGALVASLLFPLLLVPRLGLVRSALLFGVINVAVGLWSTWLFRDVLPRRRWLQGAGLLALLVLGGGLWKGQAITTLAEEGMYADPIILAKDTRYQRLVLTSWKDDLRLYLNGHLQFASRDEYRYHEALVHPGLAAARARGRVLVLGGGDGLAVREILRYPDVQRVTLVDLDEGMTDLFRSHPRLTALNAGSLNDPRVTVINADAFTWLAANAAQFDFVIVDFPDPSNYHVGKLYTSAFYRLVKQHLAPGAFIAVQSTSPMFARQSYWSIVTTLEGAGLRTWPYHVYVPSFGEWGFVIAGVNSYAPPARLPAGLRYLTARAVPTLFDFPADMQRVPAEANRLNDQVLVRYYEHEFDAINR, from the coding sequence CTGACGCGCGCGGCATCGCGCGCGGGGCATCGCGCCAACGAACGCGTCACCAGGGTTCCCGTGCAACTCGCGCTGTTTCTTTCCGTATGCCTCATCGCGGCGTGCGGGCTCATCTACGAGCTCGTCGCGGGAGCGCTCGCGTCGTATCTGCTGGGCGACAGCGTCACGCAGTTCTCCACGATCATCGGCACCTATCTCTTTGCCATGGGGATAGGAAGCTGGCTGTCCCGCTTCGTGGTACGCGGAGTCGTGACCCGCTTCGTCATCATCGAACTGCTCGTCGGGGTGGTGGGGGGGCTGTCCTCGCTCGCCCTCTTCCTCGCGTTTGCGTACACCGAGGCCTTTCGCCCCACGCTGTATGCGCTGGTGCTGCTCATCGGCATCCTGGTGGGACTCGAGGTGCCGCTGCTCATGCGCATCCTCAAGGACCGCTACTCGTTCAAGGATGTTGTGGCCAATGTCCTCACGTTCGATTACATCGGCGCCCTCGTGGCCTCGCTGCTGTTCCCGCTGCTGCTCGTGCCGCGACTCGGCCTCGTGCGTTCTGCGCTGCTCTTCGGTGTGATCAACGTGGCGGTGGGGCTGTGGAGTACATGGCTCTTCCGTGACGTGCTGCCGCGACGGCGCTGGTTGCAGGGAGCCGGGTTGCTGGCGCTCCTCGTGCTGGGGGGCGGCCTCTGGAAGGGGCAGGCCATCACCACGCTGGCCGAGGAGGGGATGTACGCCGATCCCATCATCCTGGCGAAGGACACCCGCTATCAGCGCCTCGTGCTCACCAGCTGGAAGGACGACCTGCGCCTCTACCTCAACGGGCATCTGCAGTTCGCGTCGCGCGACGAGTATCGCTATCACGAGGCGCTCGTGCACCCCGGACTCGCCGCCGCGCGCGCCCGCGGGCGGGTGCTCGTGCTTGGGGGCGGCGATGGCCTCGCGGTGCGCGAAATCCTGCGTTACCCCGACGTGCAGCGGGTCACGCTGGTGGATCTGGACGAGGGCATGACCGACTTGTTTCGGTCGCATCCGCGGCTCACGGCACTCAACGCAGGCTCGCTGAACGATCCGCGAGTAACGGTGATCAATGCGGACGCCTTCACGTGGCTCGCCGCCAATGCGGCGCAGTTCGATTTCGTGATCGTCGATTTCCCGGATCCGTCCAACTATCACGTGGGCAAGCTGTACACGAGCGCCTTCTATCGCCTCGTGAAGCAGCACCTCGCGCCCGGTGCCTTCATTGCCGTGCAGAGCACGTCGCCCATGTTCGCGCGGCAGTCATACTGGAGCATCGTGACGACGCTGGAGGGCGCTGGCCTTCGCACCTGGCCGTATCATGTGTACGTGCCGAGCTTCGGCGAGTGGGGCTTCGTGATTGCGGGGGTCAATAGCTATGCCCCCCCGGCACGGTTGCCCGCAGGCTTGCGCTACCTCACGGCCCGGGCCGTGCCCACGCTCTTCGACTTTCCGGCGGACATGCAGCGCGTGCCCGCCGAGGCCAATCGACTCAACGATCAGGTGCTCGTGCGCTACTACGAGCACGAGTTCGATGCCATCAATCGTTAG
- a CDS encoding NAD(P)/FAD-dependent oxidoreductase: MTTRRAFVQCAAQAAALTIGAPLVAHAAPALVGLAPKGRVIGGGFVDDDAAAGHALRDGVTVPTGPRTERAVSVAIVGGGIGGLSAAWRLDARGLTDWTLLELGTQLGGNARSAEYPGLDGLRAPWGAHYLPVPDASAVHVRELCRELGLLSPTGEWDETMLCHAPQERLWQHGRWREGLDPLDAATAAERRQFAQFESLVAEWRASGMFSVPSAQGHAVREEARRQGGAAGRRAAEVDALDRFTADQWLRSLRLDAPALRWWVEYGTRDDYGASLQQASAWAAMHYFAARGDEEQGPLTWPEGNDYLVRALTRRLARRGDARGRARLQSSSPVLHLTRRGTGWLLDTPRERIIAEAVVWAAPLFVLSRVLRSAVLPVRIEYAPWMVANLVLDRPPAERGAPMAWDNVIYGSSALGYVNAQHQQLGTPQTTQLWTWYHALTDRPALAARQQLRDTPWSAWRDHIIADLQRAHPDIAQRLVRIDIRRWGHAMARPVPGALARVKALREWEPGPRLFMAHADLSNLSLFEEAQWHGVAAADRVVRALQ; encoded by the coding sequence GTGACCACGCGTCGGGCGTTCGTGCAGTGCGCCGCGCAGGCGGCGGCGCTGACGATCGGTGCGCCGCTCGTCGCGCACGCGGCCCCCGCGCTCGTGGGGCTTGCGCCAAAGGGGCGTGTCATCGGGGGCGGCTTCGTGGACGACGATGCGGCCGCGGGCCACGCGCTGCGTGACGGCGTTACCGTGCCCACGGGGCCCCGAACGGAGCGCGCGGTATCGGTGGCCATCGTGGGTGGTGGCATTGGCGGGTTGAGCGCCGCGTGGCGGCTCGATGCGCGCGGTCTCACCGACTGGACGCTGCTGGAGCTCGGTACCCAGCTGGGCGGCAATGCCCGCTCGGCGGAGTACCCCGGACTCGACGGCCTGCGTGCACCGTGGGGAGCGCACTACCTCCCCGTTCCCGATGCGAGCGCCGTGCACGTGCGCGAGCTCTGTCGCGAGCTGGGGCTGCTCTCACCGACCGGTGAGTGGGACGAGACCATGCTGTGTCATGCGCCGCAGGAGCGCCTCTGGCAGCACGGCCGCTGGCGCGAGGGGCTCGATCCCCTGGATGCGGCTACCGCTGCCGAGCGGCGGCAGTTCGCCCAGTTCGAATCGCTGGTCGCGGAGTGGCGCGCGAGTGGCATGTTCAGCGTGCCGTCGGCGCAGGGCCATGCGGTACGCGAGGAGGCCAGACGGCAGGGTGGGGCGGCAGGCCGGCGTGCCGCCGAGGTGGACGCCCTCGACCGGTTCACCGCCGACCAGTGGCTGCGCTCGCTCCGGCTCGATGCTCCGGCGCTGCGCTGGTGGGTGGAGTACGGCACACGCGACGACTACGGGGCGTCGCTGCAGCAGGCCAGCGCGTGGGCGGCCATGCACTATTTCGCGGCGCGCGGCGACGAGGAGCAGGGGCCGCTCACCTGGCCGGAGGGAAACGACTATCTCGTGCGCGCCCTGACGCGCCGGTTGGCGCGTCGCGGCGACGCGCGCGGGCGCGCGCGCCTGCAATCGTCATCCCCCGTACTGCACCTGACACGTCGAGGGACCGGCTGGCTGCTCGACACACCGCGGGAGCGCATCATTGCCGAGGCCGTGGTATGGGCGGCGCCGTTGTTCGTGCTCTCCCGCGTGTTGCGCAGCGCGGTGCTGCCAGTGCGCATCGAGTACGCGCCGTGGATGGTCGCCAACCTCGTGCTCGACCGGCCTCCAGCGGAGCGCGGTGCACCCATGGCGTGGGACAACGTGATCTACGGAAGCAGCGCGCTGGGCTACGTGAACGCGCAGCATCAACAGCTTGGCACCCCGCAAACGACGCAGCTGTGGACCTGGTATCACGCGCTCACTGACCGACCGGCACTCGCGGCACGCCAGCAGCTGCGCGACACGCCATGGAGCGCGTGGCGCGATCACATCATTGCCGACCTCCAGCGTGCCCACCCTGACATCGCGCAACGGCTGGTGCGCATCGACATCAGGCGCTGGGGGCACGCGATGGCGCGCCCCGTCCCCGGTGCACTGGCGCGCGTCAAGGCGCTGCGGGAGTGGGAGCCCGGGCCGCGGTTGTTCATGGCACACGCGGACCTCAGTAACTTGAGTCTCTTCGAGGAAGCGCAGTGGCATGGCGTGGCGGCGGCCGATCGGGTCGTGCGCGCACTGCAGTGA
- a CDS encoding ABC transporter permease yields the protein MGKLLAVIEREFGERVRSKWFLVSTLFAPLLFAALFIGPPYLAYKSSRSVDFSSMVIVDVSGTTMGDGIATELAGGLMATGQRATVIAATATDSGKVLDSLRTRLGSNALPAVAVIDANTLAVGSMRLLLAGGAPIVTSERVQAAAERELLRRRVADAGIDLEQAQRIAKLRITATVERVMRDGRSGSAQVNLLFGAGVALLLYLIIVLYGQIVLRGVTEEKQSRVSELVLASVSPRVLLTGKVLGIGGVALVQLGFWTASAVTLLANRGRLLGALGVTSTSITLPAVTLFELAPLLAYFVFGYILYAALFAAVGSIVSSEQEAQQAQTPVVLLLVGSMALLQPALSDPDGPIARTMSIVPFSSPILMPLRLGLASVPASELLLSIVLLVISALAAMVAAARLYRTALLMYGKRPSLAEIVRWIRVNG from the coding sequence ATGGGTAAGCTGCTGGCGGTCATTGAACGGGAATTCGGCGAGCGCGTCCGCTCCAAGTGGTTTCTGGTCAGCACCCTCTTTGCCCCGCTGCTCTTTGCGGCGCTGTTCATCGGCCCGCCGTACCTGGCATACAAGTCGTCGCGCTCGGTGGACTTCTCGTCCATGGTGATTGTCGACGTCTCCGGCACGACGATGGGGGACGGCATTGCCACGGAACTCGCGGGCGGCCTCATGGCGACCGGGCAGCGGGCCACCGTCATTGCCGCAACGGCCACCGACTCCGGGAAGGTGCTGGACTCGTTGCGCACGCGCCTGGGGAGCAACGCGCTGCCGGCGGTGGCGGTGATCGACGCCAACACCCTGGCCGTAGGCAGCATGCGGCTGCTCCTGGCCGGCGGGGCGCCGATCGTCACCTCCGAGCGCGTGCAGGCGGCTGCCGAGCGTGAGCTCCTGCGGCGGCGCGTGGCCGATGCGGGCATCGACCTCGAGCAGGCGCAGCGCATTGCGAAGCTGCGCATAACGGCCACCGTGGAACGCGTCATGAGGGATGGCCGCAGCGGGTCGGCGCAGGTGAATCTGCTGTTTGGCGCTGGCGTGGCGCTGCTGCTGTACCTGATCATCGTGCTGTATGGCCAGATCGTGCTGCGGGGCGTGACCGAGGAGAAGCAGTCGCGCGTCTCGGAGCTGGTGCTGGCGAGCGTGTCGCCGCGCGTGTTGCTCACGGGCAAGGTGCTCGGTATTGGCGGCGTGGCGCTCGTGCAGCTGGGCTTCTGGACCGCCAGCGCGGTGACGCTGCTGGCCAATCGCGGGCGCCTGCTGGGCGCGCTCGGGGTCACGAGCACGAGCATAACGCTCCCCGCGGTCACCCTGTTCGAACTGGCCCCACTGCTCGCCTATTTCGTGTTTGGGTACATCCTGTACGCGGCGCTCTTCGCCGCGGTGGGTTCCATCGTGAGCTCCGAGCAGGAGGCGCAGCAGGCGCAGACCCCGGTGGTTTTGCTGTTGGTGGGGAGTATGGCGTTGCTGCAGCCCGCGCTGAGCGACCCCGATGGCCCCATTGCCCGCACGATGAGCATCGTGCCATTCTCGTCGCCCATCCTCATGCCCCTGCGGCTTGGGCTGGCGTCGGTGCCGGCGAGCGAATTGCTGCTCTCCATCGTGCTCCTCGTGATCTCGGCCCTCGCCGCCATGGTGGCGGCGGCGCGGCTCTATCGCACGGCGCTGCTCATGTATGGCAAGCGGCCGTCCCTTGCCGAGATCGTTCGCTGGATCCGGGTGAACGGGTAA
- a CDS encoding BrxA/BrxB family bacilliredoxin, whose translation MYPEQLLIPMRQELTRLGVEELKTVAEVDAKFAEHTGTALVVVNSVCGCAARNARPAVAMALQHRVKPEVATTVFAGQDTEATERARSYFVGYRPSSPSIALLKDGDVVFMLERHQIEGRSAQEIAADLTQAFDQHCASL comes from the coding sequence ATGTACCCCGAACAGCTGCTCATTCCCATGCGCCAGGAGCTCACGCGGCTCGGCGTCGAAGAGCTCAAGACCGTGGCCGAGGTCGACGCGAAATTCGCCGAGCATACGGGCACAGCGCTCGTAGTCGTGAACTCCGTGTGCGGGTGCGCGGCCCGCAATGCCCGTCCGGCGGTGGCCATGGCGCTCCAGCACCGCGTGAAGCCGGAGGTGGCCACCACGGTGTTCGCCGGGCAGGATACGGAGGCCACCGAGCGTGCGCGCAGCTACTTCGTGGGGTACCGGCCGTCGTCTCCCAGCATCGCCCTGCTCAAGGACGGTGACGTGGTCTTCATGCTCGAGCGCCATCAGATCGAGGGGCGCAGCGCGCAGGAGATCGCGGCCGACCTCACGCAGGCCTTCGACCAGCACTGCGCGTCCTTGTGA
- a CDS encoding ATP-binding cassette domain-containing protein: MSASSVAIRVEQVRKAYANHVAVRDVSLLVPTGTIFGLLGPNGAGKTTTIRMILNLMIPDAGRIEVLGRPNTDPGITDRLGYLPEERGLYRKMQVRRVLRFLGRLKGLETREADRRIDRWLERLGLRTAQQDWSTAKVEDLSRGMQQKVQFAGTMLHDPELVILDEPFSGLDPVNAQALKDTVLDLRREGRTVIFSTHVMDAAERMCDAVAIIARGEVVANGSLKALKAEFGGPGRVFIQFADDGRDRARAVLADPSLVAHLDDHGQQVEVDLVPGVHSQQLLKALLAHEVELVRFDRTEASLHRIFLERVGATGVEPGVSGHG; this comes from the coding sequence GTGTCTGCATCATCGGTTGCCATTCGCGTCGAACAGGTGCGCAAGGCGTATGCAAACCACGTTGCCGTGCGCGATGTGTCGCTGCTCGTCCCCACCGGCACGATCTTCGGATTGCTCGGCCCCAACGGCGCCGGCAAGACGACGACCATTCGCATGATCCTCAACCTCATGATCCCCGACGCGGGACGCATCGAGGTGCTGGGGCGCCCCAATACCGACCCGGGGATCACCGACCGTCTGGGCTATCTCCCCGAAGAGCGCGGCCTGTATCGCAAGATGCAGGTGCGGCGCGTCCTTCGCTTTCTCGGCCGGCTCAAGGGGCTCGAAACGCGAGAGGCCGACCGGCGTATTGACCGGTGGCTGGAGCGCCTCGGGCTGCGCACCGCGCAGCAGGACTGGAGCACGGCCAAGGTGGAAGATCTGTCTCGCGGCATGCAGCAGAAGGTGCAGTTTGCCGGCACCATGCTGCACGATCCGGAGCTGGTCATCCTCGACGAGCCGTTCAGCGGACTCGATCCGGTGAACGCGCAGGCGCTCAAGGATACCGTACTCGATCTGCGGCGCGAAGGGCGCACGGTCATTTTCAGCACCCATGTCATGGATGCCGCTGAGCGCATGTGCGATGCCGTGGCCATCATCGCCCGAGGGGAAGTGGTGGCCAACGGGTCGCTCAAGGCGCTGAAGGCGGAGTTCGGCGGGCCAGGGCGGGTGTTCATTCAATTCGCCGACGACGGGCGCGATCGCGCGCGCGCCGTGCTGGCCGACCCGTCGCTGGTAGCCCATCTCGATGATCATGGCCAGCAGGTGGAAGTGGATCTCGTGCCCGGCGTGCACTCCCAGCAACTGCTCAAGGCGCTGCTGGCCCACGAGGTGGAGTTGGTGCGCTTCGACCGCACGGAAGCCTCACTGCACCGCATCTTCCTCGAGCGGGTGGGCGCCACGGGCGTGGAACCGGGAGTGAGCGGACATGGGTAA
- a CDS encoding co-chaperone GroES family protein, whose translation MTRKRLIVVGDRVLVKLEDGEQRSKVGLYLPPTAVDNQAVQGGEIVATGPGLALPDLADQGDEPWRIGGQAGREARYVPMQAQVGDYALFFRKAAVEITFEDAQYLVVPQAAILALVREPREDIPEY comes from the coding sequence ATGACCAGGAAGCGATTGATCGTCGTCGGGGATCGTGTCCTCGTAAAGCTCGAGGATGGGGAGCAGCGCTCCAAGGTGGGGCTGTACCTGCCCCCTACGGCCGTGGACAACCAGGCGGTGCAGGGTGGGGAGATCGTGGCCACCGGGCCAGGACTCGCCCTGCCAGATCTCGCCGACCAGGGCGATGAGCCCTGGCGCATTGGCGGACAGGCGGGGCGCGAGGCGCGCTACGTGCCCATGCAGGCCCAGGTGGGCGACTACGCGCTCTTTTTCCGCAAGGCCGCCGTGGAGATCACCTTCGAAGACGCACAGTATCTCGTGGTCCCGCAGGCCGCCATTCTGGCGCTGGTGCGGGAACCGCGAGAGGATATCCCGGAGTATTGA
- a CDS encoding VWA domain-containing protein yields the protein MPQPRAMATASAAVLDGPASKRLPAAAPAPSPSMAVHERAARRVGDLSAGPIGTGRTERDAFNREQYDRIEDNPFLGVRTNPLSTFSIDVDRASYGNVRRFLTSGQRPPKDAVRIEELINYFPYELPEPRGSDPVAITSEVMTAPWQPQHRLVRIGLQARRIETASLPPNNLVFLVDVSGSMNEWNKLPLVKQSLRLLVNALRPQDRVAIVAYAGAAGLVLPSTSGDEKARIADAIDRLEAGGSTAGGAGIELAYRTAREHFLERGNNRVILATDGDFNVGVSSDAELERLVEQRRRDGTYLTVLGFGTGNYQAAKMEKLAKVGNGNAGYVDSPAEARKLLVEEMGATLLTVANDVKLQVEFNPSRVQAYRLIGYENRLLSTEDFNDDAKDAGDIGTGHQVTALYEVVPVGVDGTVPVRGMDSLRYVAPDATVRSTTRGPSDELLFVKLRYKRPGNSASQLLSHAVPSRISARPSTDARFIAAVASFGMLLRDSEYKGNSSAAQVLEQARAALGEDRGGYRAEFVGLVERWRALGVTAGERR from the coding sequence ATGCCGCAGCCCCGCGCGATGGCGACAGCATCTGCCGCGGTGCTCGACGGGCCGGCAAGCAAACGGCTGCCGGCCGCGGCGCCGGCGCCGTCCCCATCCATGGCCGTGCACGAACGTGCCGCACGGCGCGTGGGCGACCTGAGTGCCGGCCCCATCGGCACCGGCCGCACGGAACGGGACGCGTTCAACCGCGAGCAGTACGACCGCATCGAGGACAATCCGTTCCTCGGCGTGCGCACCAACCCGCTGTCCACCTTTTCCATCGATGTGGACCGGGCGAGCTACGGCAACGTGCGCCGCTTCCTCACCAGCGGCCAGCGCCCACCCAAGGACGCGGTGCGTATCGAGGAGCTCATCAACTACTTCCCGTACGAACTGCCCGAGCCGCGCGGCTCCGATCCGGTCGCCATCACCAGTGAGGTCATGACGGCCCCCTGGCAGCCGCAGCACCGGCTGGTTCGCATTGGCCTTCAGGCACGGCGCATCGAAACGGCCAGTCTGCCCCCCAATAATCTCGTCTTCCTCGTCGACGTCTCCGGCTCGATGAACGAGTGGAACAAGCTGCCCCTCGTGAAGCAGTCGCTGCGCCTGCTCGTGAACGCGCTGCGACCACAGGATCGCGTGGCCATCGTGGCCTATGCCGGTGCCGCCGGCCTGGTGCTGCCCAGCACGAGTGGCGACGAGAAGGCGCGCATTGCCGACGCCATCGATCGGCTCGAGGCGGGTGGATCCACCGCCGGCGGGGCGGGCATCGAACTGGCGTACCGCACAGCGCGCGAGCATTTCCTGGAGCGCGGCAACAACCGGGTGATTCTGGCCACCGACGGCGACTTCAACGTGGGGGTGAGCAGCGACGCCGAACTCGAACGACTCGTGGAGCAGCGGCGCCGCGACGGCACCTACCTCACGGTACTCGGCTTCGGCACCGGCAACTACCAGGCAGCGAAGATGGAAAAGCTGGCCAAGGTGGGGAACGGCAATGCCGGCTACGTGGACTCGCCGGCCGAAGCCCGCAAGCTGCTCGTGGAAGAGATGGGCGCCACGCTGCTCACGGTGGCCAACGACGTGAAGCTGCAAGTGGAGTTCAATCCCTCACGGGTACAGGCGTACCGGCTCATCGGGTACGAGAACCGCCTGCTGTCCACCGAAGACTTCAACGACGATGCCAAGGACGCCGGCGACATTGGCACCGGCCATCAGGTCACCGCGCTGTACGAGGTCGTGCCCGTGGGTGTCGACGGCACCGTGCCAGTGCGGGGCATGGACTCGCTGCGCTACGTGGCGCCCGACGCCACCGTGCGGAGCACCACCCGCGGCCCGAGCGACGAACTGCTCTTCGTGAAGCTGCGCTACAAGCGTCCCGGCAATTCGGCCAGCCAGCTGCTGTCGCACGCTGTACCGTCGCGAATCTCGGCGCGCCCGAGCACCGATGCCCGGTTCATTGCCGCGGTGGCGAGCTTCGGCATGCTGCTGCGCGACAGCGAGTACAAGGGAAACAGCAGCGCCGCGCAGGTCCTGGAGCAGGCCCGCGCGGCGCTGGGAGAAGATCGGGGCGGCTATCGCGCCGAGTTCGTGGGGCTGGTCGAGCGCTGGCGCGCGCTCGGTGTTACGGCTGGCGAACGGCGGTGA